From a single Streptomyces liliifuscus genomic region:
- a CDS encoding SseB family protein: MANKNIPDPGFSDDDGSADPRLSAALTAWAEDRSAHGPVLAALKGARLLVPVVAVLGEVEEDENGLRREKTSDMAVPTLKAGDRTALPAFTSTESLARWDPEARPVAVPLHQALQAAAHEKADTVVLDLAGPVPYELTGPALLALAEGRTTTDPLADPAVVAAVRAAVADEPLVLRAHLGPGRADGTLALVLDPSAAPAETAQAVARRLAADETLRARLVRGLDLALLPAEATPPGEPLYVRQ, from the coding sequence GTGGCGAACAAGAACATCCCCGACCCCGGCTTCTCCGACGACGACGGCTCCGCCGACCCCCGGCTGAGCGCGGCGCTCACGGCCTGGGCCGAGGACCGGTCCGCGCACGGCCCCGTTCTCGCCGCGCTCAAGGGAGCCCGGCTCCTCGTCCCCGTCGTCGCCGTGCTCGGCGAGGTCGAGGAGGACGAGAACGGGCTGCGCCGCGAGAAGACCAGCGACATGGCCGTCCCGACCCTCAAGGCAGGCGACCGGACCGCCCTGCCCGCCTTCACGTCCACCGAGTCGCTGGCGCGCTGGGACCCCGAGGCCCGCCCCGTCGCCGTACCCCTGCACCAGGCACTCCAGGCCGCCGCCCACGAGAAGGCCGACACCGTCGTACTCGACCTGGCGGGCCCCGTCCCGTACGAGCTCACGGGCCCGGCCCTGCTGGCGCTCGCCGAAGGGCGCACCACGACGGACCCGCTGGCCGATCCGGCCGTGGTCGCCGCGGTACGCGCCGCGGTCGCCGACGAACCCCTGGTGCTCCGCGCCCACCTCGGCCCCGGCCGTGCCGACGGCACCCTCGCCCTCGTACTGGACCCGTCCGCCGCCCCGGCCGAGACCGCCCAGGCCGTCGCCCGCCGCCTCGCCGCGGACGAGACACTGAGGGCCCGCCTGGTACGCGGCCTCGACCTGGCACTCCTGCCGGCCGAGGCGACGCCACCGGGCGAGCCCCTGTACGTACGCCAGTGA